One genomic window of Roseobacter ponti includes the following:
- a CDS encoding pyruvate dehydrogenase complex E1 component subunit beta codes for MATEILMPALSPTMEEGTLAKWLVKEGDSVSSGDIMAEIETDKATMEFEAVDEGTIGRILIEEGTEGVKVNTAIAILLEEGESADDIDVSATAAPEAAPAAEADNEEAPKAAAEASAPAAPQSDTSPDWPEGTTLKQQTVREALRDGMAEEMRRDDTVFLMGEEVAEYQGAYKISQGMLDEFGAKRVIDTPITEHGFAGIGVGAAFGGLRPIVEFMTFNFAMQAIDHIINSAAKTLYMSGGQMGAPMVFRGPNGAAARVGAQHSQDYAAWYMQVPGLRVVMPYSASDYKGLMKTAIRDPNPVIFLENEILYGRSFDVPEMDDYTVPFGKARIWREGEDVTIVSFGIGMQYALQAAEKLAEDGISAEVIDLRTLRPMDTASIIRSVMKTNRCVTVEEGWPQGCVGNYITSVIMQEAFDYLDAPVINCTGKDVPMPYAANLEKHALVTTDEVIEAVKKVTYR; via the coding sequence ATGGCAACAGAAATTCTTATGCCCGCGCTCTCGCCGACAATGGAAGAAGGCACGCTTGCAAAATGGCTGGTCAAAGAGGGCGATAGTGTCTCTTCCGGCGACATCATGGCCGAAATCGAAACCGACAAGGCCACCATGGAATTCGAAGCGGTGGACGAAGGCACCATCGGCAGGATCCTCATTGAGGAAGGTACCGAAGGCGTCAAAGTGAACACTGCCATCGCCATTCTGCTGGAGGAAGGTGAGAGTGCTGATGATATCGATGTCAGCGCCACCGCGGCACCGGAGGCTGCACCCGCAGCCGAGGCGGACAACGAAGAGGCCCCGAAGGCGGCCGCTGAGGCGTCCGCCCCTGCCGCGCCGCAATCGGACACGTCGCCGGACTGGCCCGAAGGCACGACACTCAAGCAACAGACCGTGCGCGAAGCGCTGCGCGATGGCATGGCCGAAGAGATGCGTCGTGATGACACCGTGTTTTTGATGGGCGAAGAGGTCGCCGAATATCAGGGCGCCTATAAAATCAGCCAGGGTATGCTGGATGAGTTCGGTGCCAAACGCGTGATCGACACACCGATCACCGAACACGGTTTTGCCGGCATAGGTGTCGGCGCGGCTTTCGGTGGCCTGCGACCTATCGTCGAGTTCATGACGTTCAACTTCGCAATGCAGGCCATTGACCACATTATCAACTCGGCCGCTAAAACGCTCTATATGTCGGGTGGTCAGATGGGCGCGCCCATGGTCTTCCGCGGCCCCAACGGTGCGGCGGCCCGCGTGGGTGCCCAGCACAGTCAGGACTATGCCGCCTGGTATATGCAGGTGCCCGGTCTGCGCGTCGTGATGCCCTATTCCGCGTCCGACTATAAAGGTCTGATGAAAACCGCGATCCGCGATCCCAACCCGGTGATTTTCCTCGAGAATGAAATCCTCTACGGGCGTAGTTTCGATGTGCCGGAGATGGACGATTATACTGTGCCCTTCGGCAAAGCCCGGATCTGGCGTGAAGGCGAAGATGTGACCATCGTGAGCTTCGGCATCGGGATGCAGTACGCATTGCAAGCCGCTGAAAAACTTGCGGAAGACGGCATCAGTGCTGAAGTGATCGATCTTCGGACGCTGCGCCCGATGGATACGGCCAGCATCATCAGATCGGTGATGAAGACCAACCGCTGCGTCACGGTTGAGGAAGGCTGGCCGCAGGGCTGCGTCGGCAATTACATTACGTCCGTGATCATGCAGGAGGCCTTCGATTATCTCGATGCACCGGTGATCAACTGCACGGGCAAAGACGTGCCGATGCCCTATGCCGCCAATCTTGAAAAACACGCGCTGGTGACCACCGATGAGGTGATCGAAGCCGTGAAAAAAGTCACCTACAGGTAA